The Corynebacterium felinum DNA segment AAATGGCGCAGCACGGTGATGTTTGTGCTGCTAGTTACGGCTATCCCCCGCATTTTTACAGTGCGGGGGATATTTTTAGCGGTTTAGCGCAGGCCGCTGAGCCATGCCACTAGTGCGCCGAGTCCAAGTGCGGAGAAAATGGAGCTGACTGTAATGATCAGCGTGCGCCACCAGGTGGTGGGAGCTTCCGGCTGTTGTGGAGTGCGTTCTTCTGACTTGTCCGGGTCGGCCTCAGGAGTCGCTTCTGGTTTTACATTGGGTTCAGCCTCAGGTTGTGGCTCAGGCTGTGCCTCAGTTTGTTCTGGGTCTTGGTTTTCCAGTGGTTTTTCTTGCGTGTTTGGCTTAACCTCTGGAATTTCAGGTGCCGGGGTATTGGGTACTTCTGTTATTTCCGGCATTTCTGGTGCCGGTGGGATAACAGGTGCATCGGTGCTCGACGGGGCATGGTCTTCTGCTGTGTCTAAAGTAGGTGCTTCCTCTTTAGCCTTAGGTGGTGTTGCACCGTTGGGCACTGATTTGATGGTTTGGTTAATCCACTCCAAATGGGGGTTTAGTGGTGCTAGGTGGATGAATTGGCGGTTACCAAAACCGAAGTGGGACACCACACCTGAGACTTCCCCATTAATAAACAGCGATCCGCCGGAGTCGCCACGGCCAGCAACTGCATCACCAAGGTACTGCACCTCAAGGGTTTGCTTATTCCAAATGTGGCCGGAGTAATCATATTTTCCTGCGGCAATCTCGGCGTACTTCAATCGGTTCATGGTGCCGTTGCCCCAGCCGTAGATTTTTCCCTTGGTCCTAAACTCCACATCGGCGGTGCGGATTTTCGGGTAGTGTGCAAGCTCCATGTAGTCGGGCACATACACCAAGGCAATATCACCGTAGGGGGCGTAGACTGCTTTTTCAGCTTTATAGGTGCGAGAATCAGCATGGTCTTTAAATGGCCGGTTGAATCCGGTCATTACTGATCGGGTCGTATCGGCCACTTCCGTGCAGTGGCGTGCGGTGAGTACCCAGTGGGGGTCAATGATTGTGCCGGTGCAGGCGTCGATTTGGACTACTGCTTTGGCCCATTCCTCATTGTCGGGAACTTCTGTGCCACCGACCATGGCCTGTGCTGGGGCAAGCCCAGCGAGGGTGCAGGCTGTGGCAGTTACTAGGGTTGTGAGTACTTTTCTCACGAACATTCTCCTTATATGTTGTTGTAGGGCTTAAAAAGTTAGCTGGTGTGATCCACACTTTTAGGCACAGGGGGTTTGGTTGGGGCTTGAATACATCACGCCTTACACATATGTACAACCTGAGTGGGATCTGATTTATTCCCTAATTTTATTGGTGGTTCGTCACAGTCCTATCATTCCAGAGGTGTTAATTGCATCTCATTCCCAATAGTCCACCGCGCACACCACAACGCGCTACTTACTCACACGCTCCTACCCTGGTGCTCATTACTTTTCCGACTGCTTGGTTGCCCACGCTGTGCTTTCGCAGTGGCCTGGGTTGTGTTGTGCTTTGGCGTGTGTTGTTGGGTGTGTGTTTCTCTTCTTGGCTTTTGCGTGGGGTAAAAGGATATGTTTAAAAAGATCCTGCTTGTTTCTTTTTTTAGCCTTTGCCAGCGAAGGAGTATCGCCTATGGCTTCCGCCACAGTTCATCCAGTCCCGGTCCGACATCCCGTTGATCACGTTCCTCCCGCCCCAAAACTTGTAGCTTTGGGTTTGCAGCATGTGCTCGCGTTTTATGCGGGTGCGGTGATTGTGCCGCTGCTGATTGCGGGTAGTTTGAATCTTGATACTGAAACAACGATTCACCTTATTAATGCTGATCTGCTGACGTGTGGTATTGCGACGTTGATTCAGGTTGTGGGTGTGGGTCGGCATGTTGGTGTGCGTTTGCCGATTATTCAGGGTGTGACTACCACTGCGGTTGCGCCGATTATTGCGATTGGTATGGGGGTTACTGATGGCAAGGGTGGTGTTGAATCGCTGCCGACTGTGTATGGTGCGGTGATTGTTGCTGGTTTGTTTACGTTTTTCGCTACTCCAGTTTTTGCGCGTTTCTTGAAGTTCTTCCCTCCTGTTGTCACTGGTTCGGTGTTGCTGGTGATGGGTACGTCGTTGCTGGTGGTGTCGGCGAATGATTTTACGAATTATGCTTCCGGCACGCCGGCGTTGAAGGATCTTGGCTATGCGGGCGGCACGTTGTTGATTATTGTGTTGGCGCAGCGTTTCTTTAAGGGCTTTTTGGGCACGTTGGCTGTGTTGATGGGCTTGGTTGTGGGCACTGTGACTGCGCTTATTTTAGGCGATGCTTCTTTGGATGCTGTGGGTGAGGCGAGTGCTGTGGGTATTACGACGCCGTTTTATTTTGGTGTTCCGCAGTTTAATGTTGCTGCGATTTTCTCCATGGTTATCGTGATGATTATTACGATGGTGGAGACTACTGGCGATGTGTTTGCTACTGGCGAGATTGTGAAGAAGCGGATTCGTCGTAATGATATTAAGCGTGCTCTTCGCGCGGATGGTTTGTCCACCTTTTTAGGTGGTGTGATGAATTCTTTCCCGTATACGTGTTTTGCGCAGAACGTGGGTTTGGTGCGTATTACGAATGTGAAGTCGCGGTGGGTTGCTGCGGCTGCGGCGGGTTTCATGATTGTGTTGGGTTTGTTGCCTAAAGCTGGTGCTGTGGTGGCGTCGATTCCGCACCCGGTGTTGGGTGGTGCGTCGTTGGCGATGTTTGCCACTGTTGCGTGGGTGGGGTTGCAGACTATTGCGAAGGCTGATTTGAATGACAATCGGAATGCGGTGATTGTCACTACTGCGCTGGGGTTGGCTATGTTGGTCACGTTTAAGCCCTCCATTGCGGATGCGTTGCCTGAGTGGTCGCGTATTTTTGTTTCTTCGGGCATGTCGATTGGTGCGCTGACTGCGATTGTGTTGAATATTGTGTTTTTCCATATTGGTCGTCAGTCTGGTTCTGATGTTGCGCGTACTGCTGCGGGTGGGGTGAGTTTGGAGCAGATTAATGCGATGGGTCGTGATGAGTTTGTGGCGACGTTACGTCCTCTGTTTAATCAGCAGACATGGCCGTTGGAGAGTGCGTGGGAGGCGCGTCCGTTTGCTGATGTCAACCAGTTGCGTGAGGCGATTCAGGTGGCGGTGCTCACGGCGTCGGATGAGCGTAAGTTTGCGTTGATTGAAGATTATCCGGATATGGCAACGCTTGTGCTTGCCGACGCCGATTCCGCCCACGCGATTTCTGCTGATCGCGGCTCGATTGGGCTTGATGAGCTTGACGACGTCGAACGCGAGCGCATCCTGGATATTTCGGCTGCGTACCGTGAGCGTTTTGGCCTGCCGTTTGTGGCGTATTTGTCTACGAATGACACGGTGGATTCTATTATTGAGTCGGGTGTGCGCCGTTTGTCGAATTCGGATCAGCAGGAAAAGCGTGTGTTGCTCACGGAGATCGTGGAGATTGCCAACGATCGTTTCGATATTCTGCTTGCTGATGCCAACCCGGTGCGTTCGGCGTGGGATCGGAAGTTTACTGAGGTGGAGTAGCTTCTCCCCCACATAAAAAGAACGCGTGCTTATAAAAAGGCAGGGAAGAACACGTGTCTTCCTTGCCTTTTACCATTGGTGGGCATGCAGGTGCTGGTGGATTATGTGTGCTAGTTCAATGAGTTGGGTTTCGTGGTGTTCTTTTCCTGCGATGTGGATGGAGACCGGCAGCTTGTCTTGGGTGTCGATGCCGACGGGAACTGCGATCGCTGGGTGGCCTGTGACATTGAATAATGAGGTGTAGGCGGCATAGGGCGCGGCGGCGTATTGGGCGGTGAGGGCGTTTTTCTTGGTCAAGATTCCGGCGGGTGCGGGGCGTGCCCCAATGGTGGGTGTGATGATGACGTCAACGGTGGTGAAAATATCGTTGAGTACACGTTGGTAGTGTTTCCCACGCTTTTTCGCCCAGGTGATTCCGCGCTGCCCGATGATCGTGCCGATGCGGCCTAGGTGCTGGGTGCGTCTTTCGAGTTTTTCAGGCTGGTTGAATCGGCTGAATTCGTCGCTGATCCCGCCGAAGTATTGGGGCAAGAAGGCGTCTGCTGGGGTGGGAAGTTGAATGTCTGTCACGGCCCCTAGTAGTTGGGCTGCGGTTTGTGCTGCCCGTACGTGACTGTCCGGTGGGGTGATTCCTGGAAGCCCGCTTGCGGTTGAAAGACCAACCACGAGGTTTTCTGTGTGTCCGGTGCGCATGGTGGTGGCGTCGTCGGCAAGCACTGCGAGGATGAGCGCAAGGTCGCGCGCGCTGCGGGCAAGCGGACCTGTCACCCCCAGATCGTGCCACAGGTGCGGGTGCGGGTCGCAGCTAATGCGCCCACGCTGCGGTTTAATCCCGAACAGCCCGCAGCAGGCGGCGGGGATTCGGATCGACCCGCCCCCATCCCCGCCGATCGCAACCGGCACCATGCCTGCCGCGACCGCTGCGGCCGTCCCGCCCGACGAACCGCCGGGCGAAAACTGCAGGTTGAGCGGGTTGCGGGTAATCCCGGAATGTTCCGATTCGGTAAACGGCCACGCCCCGCATTCCGGCATGCGGGTGGTGCCGATAATGATCGCCCCCGCCGCGCGCAACCGTGCAACCAGCGCACTGTCGGTCGCACATGGGTCAGTGTTTGCCCGCGTGCCGTAGCTGGTGGGGATGCCTGCGATATCATTTTCCGCTTTGATCGCGATCGGCACACCGTGAAGTCGCCCGCGCATGTCAGCGGGCATGGCGTCGAGCTCACGTGCCCGCGCAATGGCGGCGTCGGCGAAGACGCGCTCGAATGCGCGCAGTGTGGGGTCGAGTTGCTGGATTTTCTCAAGACAGTAACGCACGCCTGCTTCGGCGTTGTCTGTGCCTGCCCACGCGGTGGCGTCCATAGTGGAAAAAGATGTCATTGTGTCAATGTAGCAAGCCCAAGGCGCACCTGACCCCACTTTCAGCCCAACCAGCCCGCGCCTACTTGTGCGCACGCAGCATTCCCCCACCCTAAGCGCGCTACTCGACTTTTCCACCTCCCACCCACACACCAGCACCCCGTTAACGCACAAAGGTCGAGCTGGCTTCACCCGCGCGTATCGACGCCCTCTCACCCCATCCGCACTACTCGACTTTTCCGCCTCCCGCACTCCCAAAACGCGACCTTCAACGGGCAAAGGTCGAGTGTGCGCCTGTTCTCGCCCGCGCGTATCAACGCCCCAACATCACCTCAATCGACGTTGCTCGACTTTTCTTCCGCCCACACGCCTGAAATCACCCCTTCTGTGCGTAAAGGTCGAGTTAGCAATAAGCCAGCGAAGCACAAGTATCGGATCTATCAAGCCATTTAAGCTTTATCGGAAGTATCGACACAGCGTGGCATCCTTCCCAGTTATCGACGCTCTTCTCGAATCGCACTCATTCTTCAGCTCAGAAAGAACGTGACAGTGCCGCGTTGGAACAATCCTGCATAAAATCGCGGAATACAACAACCCATACAAGCGCGGGTTATCAAGTTTCTACCACACCGTGTCGCACACCGCCCTGGGCCACAAAAAACCTCAGTACCTCACCTCGGGATTTTTCATGGGGTGGGGGAAAGCATTGTGGTTTGGTTGCGATACTGCTCATAAAAACTGGGGTTCAACCCTGATGCGCTGCCCCTACGATGCTATTTTTCACTTAAAGGTATGATGTCGCGGCGATGCCCCACGTCAACAACATTGACAATCACACCAGCTTCATGGAATGAGGCAACCACCCGATAGTCCCCCACTCGCCATCTCCACAAGCCAGATTTGTCTCCGATTAGGCCTTTACCCCGAACTCGGGGATCTTCTCATGCTGCAACCTCGCGGAGAAACTTACTTATCTGCTTTTGGACGGGCTTGTCCAACTTTCGAAACGATTTGGCAGCACGTGGAGTGAAATTAATCGACCAAACCACACTCATCCTCTAGATCTTCAAGAGAAATTGTCTCCAGCTCACCTTTACGAGCCGCCTCTGCTTCTGTCTCAAGTTCATAAATATACTCAAGCTGGTCCAGGTAAGCGTCCAAAGCTTTTCGAAGATAAAAAGCCCCAGACCTACCAGTCTTCAATGCAAGTGCATCAAGACGCTCCTTCTGCCGCGCATCCACACGCAAGCTAATCACCGCACCACTCATGTAAACATGTTTACAACATGGGTATCAGTTTGTCTAGCCCATACAACAGGGCGAAATATTCCCAGAAGAGCTTCGCACTAGTGGTTGCCACACAGTGCTGAACCCAACCGATGATCGATTCCCCCTACGCCACTTGGGATTTTCCTTGTGCATACCGCCATACCCCCAACGCCCATTACGTTGTTGAGTAGTTCTTCATTGAGAGCCGAATGTTCATAGCGCGTCCCCTTTGTGGACGGATTATGTCAATCGCAGTTGCAGCGATACTCCTTCTGGATGGGATCTATCGACACACCAATACCGCCAGAAATCTCCAGACTACTCAACAACAATTCAAAACCTGACTAAAATGTCACAAGTCGGGAATAAAAAGGTGGTTGAGTGCTTCTTTTTCATTCGAAGCACTCAACCACTAGACCTTAAATACTTGAGCAAATCTCGTAGAGAGCATTCTCAACACTTGCCCCAATCCGGAAACCATTAACGTAATCATTTGGTTCTCGCCCATAAAAACCAATCAAGTTACCGTTTTTCGCAGTAACCACGTAGAACCTTCCGTTACCGCTCCGCTCCTTCCGCACACGATCTGCTCCAAAACGCTCACTAAGATCCTTCATCTGATGCACGTTTGGTAAAATCGTAACACCATCAATGCTGATGGATTGTGAGGAGTTCCACACTACAAAAGTAGCAACCCTGCCGTTCTTCACTACAACATGTGTAAGGATGCGCAGAACTCTTGTAAAGCGAACAAGCATTAGCTCCCGCCCCTGGATCGAACCGCTCAAAAGTCAGTATTCCTTTCACCTTCTGCTCCGGATCACCTAGCCGAATAGACATAAATCCATCCTGTGTAAACGTCACATGCGAAGGCTCAGGATCATCCTTGTATTTGATTGGGATTGTCAGGCGTGTTGTTGTTAATCCCGCTAGTGCATCTGCTGTCAATTGTGCGCCGAAA contains these protein-coding regions:
- a CDS encoding trypsin-like serine protease is translated as MRKVLTTLVTATACTLAGLAPAQAMVGGTEVPDNEEWAKAVVQIDACTGTIIDPHWVLTARHCTEVADTTRSVMTGFNRPFKDHADSRTYKAEKAVYAPYGDIALVYVPDYMELAHYPKIRTADVEFRTKGKIYGWGNGTMNRLKYAEIAAGKYDYSGHIWNKQTLEVQYLGDAVAGRGDSGGSLFINGEVSGVVSHFGFGNRQFIHLAPLNPHLEWINQTIKSVPNGATPPKAKEEAPTLDTAEDHAPSSTDAPVIPPAPEMPEITEVPNTPAPEIPEVKPNTQEKPLENQDPEQTEAQPEPQPEAEPNVKPEATPEADPDKSEERTPQQPEAPTTWWRTLIITVSSIFSALGLGALVAWLSGLR
- a CDS encoding solute carrier family 23 protein translates to MASATVHPVPVRHPVDHVPPAPKLVALGLQHVLAFYAGAVIVPLLIAGSLNLDTETTIHLINADLLTCGIATLIQVVGVGRHVGVRLPIIQGVTTTAVAPIIAIGMGVTDGKGGVESLPTVYGAVIVAGLFTFFATPVFARFLKFFPPVVTGSVLLVMGTSLLVVSANDFTNYASGTPALKDLGYAGGTLLIIVLAQRFFKGFLGTLAVLMGLVVGTVTALILGDASLDAVGEASAVGITTPFYFGVPQFNVAAIFSMVIVMIITMVETTGDVFATGEIVKKRIRRNDIKRALRADGLSTFLGGVMNSFPYTCFAQNVGLVRITNVKSRWVAAAAAGFMIVLGLLPKAGAVVASIPHPVLGGASLAMFATVAWVGLQTIAKADLNDNRNAVIVTTALGLAMLVTFKPSIADALPEWSRIFVSSGMSIGALTAIVLNIVFFHIGRQSGSDVARTAAGGVSLEQINAMGRDEFVATLRPLFNQQTWPLESAWEARPFADVNQLREAIQVAVLTASDERKFALIEDYPDMATLVLADADSAHAISADRGSIGLDELDDVERERILDISAAYRERFGLPFVAYLSTNDTVDSIIESGVRRLSNSDQQEKRVLLTEIVEIANDRFDILLADANPVRSAWDRKFTEVE
- a CDS encoding amidase family protein encodes the protein MTSFSTMDATAWAGTDNAEAGVRYCLEKIQQLDPTLRAFERVFADAAIARARELDAMPADMRGRLHGVPIAIKAENDIAGIPTSYGTRANTDPCATDSALVARLRAAGAIIIGTTRMPECGAWPFTESEHSGITRNPLNLQFSPGGSSGGTAAAVAAGMVPVAIGGDGGGSIRIPAACCGLFGIKPQRGRISCDPHPHLWHDLGVTGPLARSARDLALILAVLADDATTMRTGHTENLVVGLSTASGLPGITPPDSHVRAAQTAAQLLGAVTDIQLPTPADAFLPQYFGGISDEFSRFNQPEKLERRTQHLGRIGTIIGQRGITWAKKRGKHYQRVLNDIFTTVDVIITPTIGARPAPAGILTKKNALTAQYAAAPYAAYTSLFNVTGHPAIAVPVGIDTQDKLPVSIHIAGKEHHETQLIELAHIIHQHLHAHQW
- a CDS encoding type II toxin-antitoxin system RelE family toxin, whose translation is MGDKSGLWRWRVGDYRVVASFHEAGVIVNVVDVGHRRDIIPLSEK
- the relB gene encoding type II toxin-antitoxin system RelB family antitoxin, with protein sequence MSGAVISLRVDARQKERLDALALKTGRSGAFYLRKALDAYLDQLEYIYELETEAEAARKGELETISLEDLEDECGLVD